One region of Bdellovibrio bacteriovorus genomic DNA includes:
- a CDS encoding permease: protein MIDAFLSALVIGAGETYLPAYSLSIGMGEVFAGVLASLPLVSGAILQLITPRGLQQVRSHKHWVVAVSSLQALTFVPLIYFSATHAPNFWTLFLILTLYWGSGFSAGLAWNYWMGRLVNIEEGNKFFSKRARITQLGVLIGLIGGGVALHNKVEIGPFTSVFTLLFVFACGARLMSSWILSRQHFDPIWRKEPKLGFRASWKVFWNNEEKRTFFFRLAPFQAAVFISSPFVTPFMLAQVKMDYSQFMIATGLLFVGKALTTMAIEKFRGSSSGLSLFIFGAATISPLPMLWAASTTVEFIYALQLVSGLLWAFVEVGLALIFFKDLKHEEKVPVLTVYNLLNSVAIILGTFIGGKLLWYFGEKFISYQILFAIAGVGRMAGFLPLYFLAKGKAAASPASVAAAASSSEVA, encoded by the coding sequence TTGATTGACGCTTTTTTAAGTGCGTTGGTTATTGGGGCGGGTGAAACCTATTTACCGGCTTATTCACTTTCTATTGGTATGGGCGAAGTTTTTGCGGGCGTTCTAGCCAGTCTTCCCCTTGTCAGCGGCGCGATTTTACAACTCATCACTCCCAGAGGATTGCAACAAGTTCGCTCTCACAAGCACTGGGTGGTGGCGGTCAGTTCATTGCAAGCATTGACCTTCGTACCGCTTATTTATTTTTCTGCCACGCACGCCCCGAATTTTTGGACGTTATTTTTAATTCTCACACTGTACTGGGGATCTGGTTTTTCGGCGGGACTGGCGTGGAACTATTGGATGGGGCGTTTAGTAAATATCGAAGAAGGAAACAAGTTCTTTTCAAAGCGTGCCCGCATCACTCAGCTAGGGGTTTTAATTGGTTTGATTGGTGGGGGAGTGGCCCTTCACAACAAAGTTGAAATTGGTCCATTCACCTCGGTCTTTACTTTGCTTTTCGTTTTTGCTTGTGGCGCTCGGTTGATGTCGTCTTGGATTTTATCAAGGCAGCATTTTGATCCGATTTGGCGCAAAGAACCTAAATTGGGCTTCCGGGCTTCATGGAAAGTATTTTGGAACAACGAAGAAAAGCGCACCTTCTTTTTTAGACTCGCTCCCTTTCAGGCTGCTGTCTTTATCTCATCACCTTTCGTGACGCCCTTCATGTTGGCGCAAGTAAAGATGGACTATAGTCAGTTTATGATCGCCACCGGGCTTTTATTCGTGGGTAAAGCTCTGACCACCATGGCGATTGAAAAATTTCGAGGGTCTTCTTCGGGATTAAGTTTATTTATTTTTGGTGCCGCCACTATTTCGCCATTGCCCATGTTGTGGGCGGCGAGCACGACAGTTGAATTTATTTATGCGCTTCAACTTGTCAGTGGCCTTTTGTGGGCCTTTGTGGAAGTGGGCTTAGCCCTGATCTTTTTTAAAGACCTCAAACACGAAGAAAAAGTTCCGGTGCTCACGGTTTATAATCTTTTAAACTCCGTGGCGATCATCTTGGGAACTTTTATCGGCGGGAAGCTCTTGTGGTACTTTGGCGAAAAGTTTATCAGCTATCAAATCTTATTTGCAATTGCGGGCGTGGGGCGTATGGCGGGTTTCTTACCGCTTTATTTCTTAGCTAAGGGCAAAGCGGCGGCATCTCCCGCCTCTGTCGCCGCAGCGGCGTCATCAAGCGAAGTGGCCTGA
- a CDS encoding exopolysaccharide biosynthesis protein, with protein MITPNPKSRFIAVMDALQEEAAKEELTLQRVFAIMGEEGHALLMIFLCLPFMQPIPIPGLSTPLGFLIAAVAVFLFLNRPPWLPKRFEHLKISSEVLIKVSNVAEKIWGYASKVVTARLTFLHDFAVFRFINLILVVVYAILLSLPLPIPFSNTIPVIGILLSAIGYMERDGVMILLSYAWCFIVASFFTTLTVGAIKLF; from the coding sequence ATGATAACTCCGAACCCCAAAAGTCGATTCATCGCTGTGATGGATGCACTTCAAGAAGAAGCCGCCAAAGAAGAACTCACTCTTCAGCGGGTCTTTGCGATCATGGGTGAAGAAGGGCACGCCCTTTTAATGATTTTCTTATGTCTGCCGTTTATGCAACCCATCCCGATTCCGGGACTTTCAACACCTCTGGGATTTTTGATTGCGGCCGTAGCAGTATTTCTTTTTTTAAATCGGCCGCCCTGGCTTCCGAAACGCTTTGAACATTTAAAAATCTCTTCTGAAGTTTTAATCAAAGTTTCAAATGTCGCTGAAAAAATCTGGGGCTACGCCTCGAAGGTCGTTACGGCACGTCTGACTTTCTTGCATGATTTTGCCGTGTTTCGTTTTATCAATCTTATTCTGGTGGTGGTATACGCGATTTTGTTATCGCTCCCATTGCCTATTCCGTTTTCCAACACCATTCCCGTGATTGGCATCCTTTTAAGTGCGATCGGTTATATGGAGCGAGACGGGGTGATGATTTTGCTGAGTTACGCCTGGTGCTTTATCGTGGCAAGTTTTTTCACGACGTTGACCGTGGGTGCCATCAAGCTTTTCTAA